The nucleotide sequence TAGTCGCCGGTGAGGGGCAAGGCCACGAACTTTCTATTCAGGCCGGCCACACCGTCGCTTTCCCCGCGCGAGCGGCTGCAGGCCGAAGGATCTATCGGCGAGGTCGCACGTGCGCTTCTCGATTGCACGATCGATCTCCGGATTCGGTATGATTGCCAGATCCCCGTCACTCCGCCGGCGTCGTGACCCCCGCGGGTTCCAGCTCCACCGAGAACTCCAGGCGCGTGTCGGGCGCGAGCGAGTTGGCCACGGAGCAGTACTTGTCGAAGGAGAGCTGGACGGCGCGGTCCACGTGCTCGCGCGGGCTGGCGGTGGCCACGCGGAAGGTGAGGTGCGCGGCGGTCAGGCGGCGCGGCGGCTCGGGCGCGCGGGAGAAGCGCACGGACACGCTCAGCGACGACGGCGGCGTGCGGCGCTTCTCCAGGTAGTCCACCACGTCGATGGCCGAGCAGCTGGCCAGCGCGATCACCAGCGTGTCCACCGGGCTGGGCGCGGCCTCGCGGTGGCCGTCCACGACCAGCGTGGGCCCGCCCGCGGGTCCGCCGCGGTACCGGCGCCCGCCCTCCCACACAACCTCGACCGGATACTCCACCTGCACGCCTTCGGGCATCACCCCCTCCTTCGCGTTCACCTGACGATGGGTTCGTCCCTGAAAACGAAGGAAGGGCGGCGCCGGCGTCAATAGGTGGGCGGGCCGCCCGGGTCGCGCGTGCGGGTGCGCGTGGTGGCGCCCATGATCCCGATCCCCACCAGGATGATGACGCCCACCACGATCCACATGGTCGGCGCCCCCAGCAGGTGCGCCCCGATGGCGAGGCCGATGATCAGGATGATGAACCCGACCAGGTAGGTGCTGAACGATGACATAGGCTCCATCTCCGCCGCTTGGGTCAACACGTTGACGCGCCCGGAGATGCAGAAGCGGTGCCGGGGAGAGGCAGTGCGGAAGTGCGGAAGTGCGGAAGTGCGGGGATTCGTTTGGCGATGCGGCTCAGCGTCGGACCTCATCCCCCCGCGCCGAACCCGCGGACGCGGGGAGGTGATGTCCGCGAAGGCGGACTGCGTGCCGTTGTAGCCGCGACGCTGCGACTTCATCAGTCGCATCTACCCACACCTCACACCTCACGCCTCGCCTCCCGCTTCCCCGTGGTAGCTCACTCCCTCGCGCGGAAGATCGTCACCCACGTGTCGCCGAAGTCCCAGCTTTCGCCTTCGATCGGCAGCTCGTGGTCGTGCGCGTGCTCCACGGTCAGGACGCGGGCGAAGGGGGTGCGCGCCCACGTCTCGATCAGCCGGTCCAGCTGGCCGGAGCGGTACGGCGGGTCGGCGAACGCCACGTCGTACGCGCCCGCCTCCAGCGCCGCGGCGAAGGGGAGCGCGTCCTTCTTGAAGATGCGCGTCTTCTCGCGCAGGTGCAGCGCGGCCACGTTGGCCTTCAGCGCGTGCAGGCTGGCGGGGCGCGTCTCCACGAAGTCGGCGTACTTGGCGCCGCGCGAGATCGCCTCCAGGCCGAGGGCGCCGGTCCCCGCGAACAGGTCCAGCACGCGCGCGCCGGCCAGCTCGGGCTCGACCAGCCCCAGCCACCCGTCGCGCACGTGCTCCGCCGTGGGGCGCACGCGCCGGTCCGCGGGCGAGGTGAGGTGCCGGCCGGCCCATTTTCCGCGCACGATCCTCACGTCACCCCGCCTGCTTCACGAAGTCGCGCCACTGCGCCTCGTTCCAGCCGATGGCCAGGACGTTGCCGCTACGCACCAGCGGCGTCACCAGCAGCATGGGATCGTCCTCCAGCAGCGTGGGGATGCGGGCCTCGGAGACGTGCGCCACGTGCAGGCCGCGCCCGCGGAAGTGCTTGCCATCGCGGTCCAGGAGCGCCTCCCAGCCGAACTTCTGCCCGAAGCGCTTCAGCTCGCCGGCCGACGCGGGGCGCTCCTTCAGGTCGACGAAGTGCGTCTTGATGCGGCGCTCCTTGAAGAACCGGAGCGCCTTCTTCGTCTCGTTGCAGCTCCTGGTGCCGAACACCTGCACTTCCGTCGCCATCGCCATCGCCTTCGTCCACTGCCTGAGATGATCCTCGGTTGATGCAACAGCCCTGCATGGATGCCAGCGGTGCGCTTCGGCCCCGTCCGCGCCGCCCTCTCCCCGCGCCTTAGGGCGCTCGCCCTCTCCCGTACCGGGCGAGGGGGCTGTCCAGCGGTGGTGCGGCCTGCAACCTGTGCTCGCGCCAATACTTCCCCGTGCCGGAGATGCCGGTTCAGCTACCTCTCCCGGTACGGGAGAGGTGGACGGCCCAGGCCGGCCGGAGAGGGCGCGATGCGTCGGACACGCACTCCCGCACTCCCGCACTCCCGCACTCCCGCACTTCCCTACGCCGCCACCGGCTCCCGCTCCGCGTTCCGCGACTTCCCCGCGGGCGCGATCACGCGCGGCGCGCCGGCCAGCCGCCACGCGGCCCACGCGACGGCCAGGTTGATCGGCAGCGCGAGCGCGATCACCTCGCCGTTCACCTGGCGGAACGGGGGGAGCACCTTCAGCAGCAGCCCCAGCACCGACATCGCCGCGACGACGAGGGAGAGGCGCACGGCCCAGCGCGGCGCCCACCGCTTTCCCTGCGCCAGCGCGGGCACGAACACGGCCAGCGGCAGCGCGAAGGGCGAAAGCTGGAAGAGGTTCAGGTTGCGGTACGCGATCGCGTGGTCCGTGGCCACCCACAGCCCCAGCAGCACCAGCCCGCCGATCCCCGCCACCAGCAGCCACGTCCCGCTCACCGCCGAGAACGCCAGCCGCGCCGCCGTGCTCCGCGGCGCGCGCGTCGCCAGGAAGGCGATCAGCCCGCCGATGGCGAGCCCCGCGAGGAGGTAGCCCAGCAGCCAGTGCGGCGGGCCGGACGGCTCCGGCGGGCGCGTGGCGGCGAAGATCGTCTGCTCGCGCGCGACCAGCGGCACCATCCGCCCCTGTGCGTCCGGGACCCGCAGCGCGTGCACCTCGTCGCGCAGCTTCATGGGGAGGAACATCTCCTCCCACTTCGTCAGCGGGCGGTCGGCCGCGGGGCCCAGGCCGGTGTTGATGGCGGTGTAGATGGGCACGTTCGCGGCGCCGTCGCCCACCAGCCGCCGCGTGTGCCAGCGGTAGGTGACGCCCGCCGGCTGCGTCGCCGTTGCCCGCTTCAGCGCGCCGCCCAGCACGCGGTCCAGCACGTCGCGCACGCGGGTGGAGCAGTTGTCGCGGTAGTAGTCGTAGCGGTAGAAGCGGTTCTCGGGGCGCGCGTTCTCCTCCAGGATCTCCTTCACCTGGCGCGCCTGCGCGGCGGTCAGGTTCAGCTCCTGCGCCCAGACGCTGCGGTTCAGCATCCGGTAGTGGTCCAGCGTGAGGTACGCGTCGAACCCCTCCATCCAGTAGTTCATCCGCCCGCGGGCGAAGTTCAGGATGAAGTTCTCCTGCCGGAAGTCGAACATCCCGTAGTTGTACGCCACGTCGGCGCCGTTGGCCGGGTCGTGCACCCAGATGGCGTTGTGGCCGAAGCGCTCCCACACCTCGTCGCCCGGCCCCATCGTGAGCAGGATGATGCGCAGCGCCGTGTCGCCCTGCGCGGGCGCGGCGAACGGCTGCGCGCGCACGGGCGCGGCGAGGGCCAGGAGCGCGGCGGACGCGGCCAGCGCGCGGCGGAGGATGGTGGAGAGCCGCATGACTGCACGGGTTGGGGGATTCGCATCCAGTCGGGCCGCAAAGCTAACGGCGCGCGGGCGCGGGGCGCCACCGCGGGCTTTCGCCGCCCGCGCATGCTCGGTAGTCTCAACCGCGCGAGAGGTTCCGACTGTTCATCCCAGATACGGGAGATGCCGGTGTTCCGCGACGACCTGCTGGCGGGAAAGACGGTGCTGGTGACGGGGGGCGGCTCCGGGCTCGGCCTGTCGATGTCGAAGAAGTTCGCCGCGCTCGGCGCCAACGTGGCCATCACCGGCCGCAGCGCCGAGCGGCTGGAGGGCGCCGCGGGGGAGATCGGCCCCGCGGACCGCGTGGCCACGCACCCCTGCGACGTGCGCGACTTCGCCAGCGTGGAGGCGATGGTGGCCGCCGCCGCCGAGCGCTTCGGGGGGATCGACATCCTCATCAACAACGCCGCGGGCAACTTCCTGGCGACCACGGAAGACCTGACGCCCAACGGCTTCAACGCCGTCGTTTCCACCGTGCTGAACGGAACCTTCCACGCCACGCTCGCCGTGGGCCGGCGGATGATCGAGCGGAAGGCGGGGGGCAGCATTTTGAACATCGTCACCACCTACGCGTGGACGGGGTCGGCGTTCGTGGTTCCCAGCGCCTGCGCCAAGGCCGGCGTGCTGGCGATGACGCGCTCGCTGGCCGTCGAATGGGCCACGTACGGCATCCGCAGCAACGCCATCGCCCCCGGCCCGTTCCCCACCGAGGGCGCCTGGAACGCGCTGATGCCCACCCCCGAGCTCGAAGCCGAGGCGAAGGCGCGCATCCCCATGGGGCGCTTCGGCCAGCACGAGGAGCTGGCGAACCTGGCCGCGTTCCTCGTCAGCGACGCCGCGCCCTACATCAACGGCGAGGTGGTCACCATCGACGGCGGCGAGTGGATCGCCAGCGGCGGCGAGTTCAACGGCCTCACCCGCATGCCCCGCGAAACGGTCAAGGGCGCGCTGAAGGCGATGCGGGGGAAGTGAGAAGAAGTACGAAAGTACGGGAGTACGGAAGTACGATCGTGGCTGCGACATATCCGGATGACCGCGCCACAGGTGCGGCACGGATGAAGTCCGCGAAGGCGGACTGCGTGCCGTTGTAGCCGCGAGTTCACTCGCATTTTTCCATATCCGATACCCGACGACGCACGCAGGTCCTGCCGGCTCTTTCAGGGAGGATAAAGATTCGGGGTCATGGAGATGGGATGATGAAGATTCGGGAGATGGCGATCGGGATGATCGATCGATGAAAGCCGCATTCCTGGCCATCGGCGACGAGATCGTCGGGGGGCTGACGACGGACACGAACTCCGGCTTCATCGCGGGCGAGCTGCGCGCCGTCGGCGTGGAGCCCGTGGGCGGTTTCTCGGTGACGGACGACGAGGACGGCATCGCGCGGACGCTGGAGCGCGCGCTGGAGGACGCCGACCTGGTCGTCTGCACCGGTGGCCTGGGGCCCACGGCGGACGACCTGACGACGGCGGTCGTGGCGCGCGTGGCGGGGCGCGGGCTGGTGCTGGACGAGGCGTCGCTCGCGCACATCGAGGCGCGCTTCCGCATGCGCGGCTTCGACATGCCGCCCAACAACCGCAAGCAGGCGCTCTTTCCCGACGGCGCCACCATCATCCCCAATCCCAACGGCACCGCGCCGGGCTTTGTCGTCCGCGTCGACCGCAGCGGGCACGAGCGGTGGGTGGCGTGCTTCCCCGGCGTCCCGCGCGAGACGCGCGCGATGGTGCGCGACTGGCTGGTGCCGTGGGTGGCCGCGCGGCAGCCGGACCGCCGCTTCCTGTCGCGCACCTACAGCACCTTCGGGCTCACCGAGAGCAGGCTGGACGAGCTGCTGGCCGGCGTGGTCGCCGCGGACGAGGCGCGGCTGGCGTTCCGGGCCGCGTTCCCGCGCATCCAGGCGCGCCTGACCGTCGCCGGCGCCCCCGGCGACGACCTGGAGGGGCGATTGGACGCGCTGGAGGCCCGCGTCCGCGAGCGCCTGGGCCACCACCTGTTCGCCGTGGGCGACGAGGGGATGGAGGAAACCGTCGGCCGCCTGCTGCGCGAGCGCGGGCTGACGCTGGCCGTCGCCGAATCGTGCACCGGCGGCCGCATCGGCGACTGGGTGACGAACGTGGCCGGCAGCTCCGCCTACTTCCTCCTGGGCGTGGCGACGTACTCGAACGAAGCGAAGGAGAAGGTGATCGGCGTCCGCGCGGAGACGCTGGCCGCGCACGGCGCCGTCAGCACGCAGACGGCGGAGGAGATGGCGCAGGGCGTCCGCCGCCTGGCTGGCGCGGACGTCGGGCTGTCGACCACGGGGATCGCCGGGCCGGGCGGCGGCACGCCGGAGAAGCCGGTGGGCACCGTCTGCGTGGGGCTGGCGTGGGAGGGCGGCGTGTGGTCGCGCCGCTACGACCTGGGCGACCGCGGCCGCGACTGGATCAAGGGCACCACCGCCCAGGTCGCCCTCGACCGCGTCCGCCGCTGGCTTCTGGGGGCGATGGATTGACCGGGACGTAAGCCCATCGATCGACACGCGCTCGCCATCCTCGGGAAGACGTCCGCAGCGGGGTCCGGATATCCGAAAATGCGACCGAGGTCGCGGCTACAACGGCACACAGTCCGCCTGCGCGGACTCCATCGTGCCCGCCCGGCCTCGGCGCGCAAATCAGGCGTCGCCCCGAGGCCGGCGACGCGGAGTCGCGGCTGCAGCCAGACTCCGCCGGGGCGCATCATCCCCAATCTCCGCCCCGCTCGCGCCCCAATTGCGATCCGCATCCGCGGCTTCGCACCTCCCCCATTCCGTGAATCTCCGCGCCGTGGCTGGCGATTCGCCGGTGCGGCATGGCGCGGCCGAAATGGCCCGGTGTGTGCGGCGGTGGGTGGCGGGGCTCACTCTCGCTCACTTCGGGAGGTGCGGATGAATTCGTCCAAGAAGCAGGCGGCGGTGGTGCTCGCGGCGGCGTGGCTGCTCGCGGCGTGGGCGGGCCAGAACGGCATCAGGATGGAATGGATGCGCCTGCACGACTCCGTGGTCCCGTTCGGATCGAGCCACGCGGGCTTCGGCAAGCTCGCGGTGATCGTGAGCGTGGAGGGATACCGGGCCAGGAACGCGAGGCAGGGCGCGCCGAACGCGGCCGCCTACCACGTGATGGTGACCTTCGCGGGCGCCGACTCGGTCTCGAGGCGGTGGACCTCGTCGGCCTCCACCGGCAACTTCTCGGAGAGCAGCGGCGACGACTGGTGGGCCTGGTCCGGCCCGCACGGCTCCCGGCGCTCCCTCGTCACCACCTACGACGCCGTCCGGCAGCGCGCCACCATCGCGGGC is from Longimicrobium sp. and encodes:
- a CDS encoding OsmC family protein codes for the protein MPEGVQVEYPVEVVWEGGRRYRGGPAGGPTLVVDGHREAAPSPVDTLVIALASCSAIDVVDYLEKRRTPPSSLSVSVRFSRAPEPPRRLTAAHLTFRVATASPREHVDRAVQLSFDKYCSVANSLAPDTRLEFSVELEPAGVTTPAE
- a CDS encoding RsmD family RNA methyltransferase, giving the protein MRIVRGKWAGRHLTSPADRRVRPTAEHVRDGWLGLVEPELAGARVLDLFAGTGALGLEAISRGAKYADFVETRPASLHALKANVAALHLREKTRIFKKDALPFAAALEAGAYDVAFADPPYRSGQLDRLIETWARTPFARVLTVEHAHDHELPIEGESWDFGDTWVTIFRARE
- a CDS encoding arsenate reductase family protein, whose product is MAMATEVQVFGTRSCNETKKALRFFKERRIKTHFVDLKERPASAGELKRFGQKFGWEALLDRDGKHFRGRGLHVAHVSEARIPTLLEDDPMLLVTPLVRSGNVLAIGWNEAQWRDFVKQAG
- a CDS encoding DUF4105 domain-containing protein, which codes for MRLSTILRRALAASAALLALAAPVRAQPFAAPAQGDTALRIILLTMGPGDEVWERFGHNAIWVHDPANGADVAYNYGMFDFRQENFILNFARGRMNYWMEGFDAYLTLDHYRMLNRSVWAQELNLTAAQARQVKEILEENARPENRFYRYDYYRDNCSTRVRDVLDRVLGGALKRATATQPAGVTYRWHTRRLVGDGAANVPIYTAINTGLGPAADRPLTKWEEMFLPMKLRDEVHALRVPDAQGRMVPLVAREQTIFAATRPPEPSGPPHWLLGYLLAGLAIGGLIAFLATRAPRSTAARLAFSAVSGTWLLVAGIGGLVLLGLWVATDHAIAYRNLNLFQLSPFALPLAVFVPALAQGKRWAPRWAVRLSLVVAAMSVLGLLLKVLPPFRQVNGEVIALALPINLAVAWAAWRLAGAPRVIAPAGKSRNAEREPVAA
- a CDS encoding SDR family oxidoreductase, which encodes MPVFRDDLLAGKTVLVTGGGSGLGLSMSKKFAALGANVAITGRSAERLEGAAGEIGPADRVATHPCDVRDFASVEAMVAAAAERFGGIDILINNAAGNFLATTEDLTPNGFNAVVSTVLNGTFHATLAVGRRMIERKAGGSILNIVTTYAWTGSAFVVPSACAKAGVLAMTRSLAVEWATYGIRSNAIAPGPFPTEGAWNALMPTPELEAEAKARIPMGRFGQHEELANLAAFLVSDAAPYINGEVVTIDGGEWIASGGEFNGLTRMPRETVKGALKAMRGK
- a CDS encoding competence/damage-inducible protein A produces the protein MKAAFLAIGDEIVGGLTTDTNSGFIAGELRAVGVEPVGGFSVTDDEDGIARTLERALEDADLVVCTGGLGPTADDLTTAVVARVAGRGLVLDEASLAHIEARFRMRGFDMPPNNRKQALFPDGATIIPNPNGTAPGFVVRVDRSGHERWVACFPGVPRETRAMVRDWLVPWVAARQPDRRFLSRTYSTFGLTESRLDELLAGVVAADEARLAFRAAFPRIQARLTVAGAPGDDLEGRLDALEARVRERLGHHLFAVGDEGMEETVGRLLRERGLTLAVAESCTGGRIGDWVTNVAGSSAYFLLGVATYSNEAKEKVIGVRAETLAAHGAVSTQTAEEMAQGVRRLAGADVGLSTTGIAGPGGGTPEKPVGTVCVGLAWEGGVWSRRYDLGDRGRDWIKGTTAQVALDRVRRWLLGAMD